From a region of the Candidatus Brocadia sp. genome:
- a CDS encoding IS630 family transposase, producing MLLKKYQEESITAIQKSIGLSRETIYKYIEKALALGPEEALRDKYHRPKEPTITENAKMWVVNIACTKPKDHGYAAELWTQSLLAKHTRKYAPQEGYACLSKASKATIHRILKEHPVQPHKIRYYLEKRDPEFKRKMEDVLMVYQEVNLQNKQDASEKISGNRTITVSVDEKPGVQAIKNIAPDLKPIAGKCPQVLRDYEYKRLGTVSILAALDLHTGHVIAQVHERHRSKEFIELLKELDAFYPSAYTIRIVLDNHSAHISKETLRYLSSRPNRFVYVHTPKHGSWLNLVETLFGKMARTFLKHIRVDSVVELRNRILKGISEINEAPVIHRWKKFDLLT from the coding sequence GTGCTTCTTAAGAAGTATCAAGAAGAATCTATAACAGCAATTCAAAAATCGATAGGGCTAAGCAGGGAAACCATTTATAAATACATTGAAAAGGCATTGGCGTTAGGCCCGGAAGAAGCGCTAAGAGATAAATATCATCGGCCCAAAGAGCCCACAATTACCGAGAATGCAAAGATGTGGGTTGTAAATATTGCATGCACAAAACCCAAAGACCATGGATATGCAGCAGAACTGTGGACGCAAAGCCTTTTAGCAAAACACACAAGAAAATATGCCCCCCAGGAGGGATATGCGTGTCTTTCAAAGGCCTCAAAAGCCACGATTCATAGAATATTAAAAGAACATCCCGTACAACCACATAAGATACGCTATTATTTAGAGAAACGGGATCCAGAATTTAAGCGTAAAATGGAAGACGTCCTTATGGTTTACCAAGAGGTTAACCTGCAAAACAAACAAGATGCTTCAGAAAAAATTTCTGGCAATCGAACGATTACCGTTTCCGTAGATGAAAAGCCCGGTGTTCAGGCAATAAAAAATATTGCACCAGACTTAAAACCTATAGCAGGTAAATGTCCTCAGGTTCTCCGAGATTATGAATATAAACGCTTGGGAACCGTGAGCATATTAGCCGCTTTAGATTTGCATACAGGGCATGTAATAGCCCAGGTTCATGAACGTCACAGAAGCAAAGAATTTATCGAGCTTTTAAAAGAACTGGATGCCTTTTATCCATCAGCATATACGATACGAATTGTTTTAGACAATCATTCTGCGCATATTTCAAAAGAGACCTTGCGATATCTATCAAGCCGGCCAAATAGATTCGTTTATGTTCATACTCCAAAGCACGGCTCCTGGCTTAATCTGGTGGAAACACTATTTGGTAAAATGGCCCGAACCTTCTTAAAGCACATTAGGGTTGATTCTGTTGTCGAATTGCGAAATAGAATATTAAAAGGAATATCTGAAATTAATGAAGCCCCCGTTATTCATCGCTGGAAAAAATTCGATCTACTAACATAG